The following proteins come from a genomic window of Gimesia chilikensis:
- the ispD gene encoding 2-C-methyl-D-erythritol 4-phosphate cytidylyltransferase → MATFAVILAAAGKSSRFQSKGAKILGSGPQKKPFMDLKGRAVWVRSAEIFSNREDVKQLIISVSPDDIEWFKQKFRPNLAFMDIEIVPGGEERADSVQNALARVKADIDYVAIHDAARPLITDKWVGELFAAAEKHHAVIPAVRVSSTLKRAGKDRQIQETVDRTDLWAAQTPQVFQRQILLDAYAKRGDFQPTDEAQLVEHIGQAVTIVEGSPLNQKITTAADFKMAEALVNALPKPKGIQALHPFADEEPRGIL, encoded by the coding sequence GTGGCAACGTTTGCAGTCATCCTGGCAGCAGCAGGAAAGAGCAGCCGGTTTCAGTCGAAGGGGGCGAAGATCCTGGGATCCGGGCCGCAGAAGAAACCCTTCATGGATCTGAAAGGCCGCGCCGTCTGGGTGCGGTCGGCGGAGATCTTTTCCAACCGCGAAGATGTGAAGCAGCTGATTATCTCGGTCTCCCCGGATGATATTGAATGGTTCAAGCAGAAGTTCCGTCCGAATCTGGCGTTCATGGATATCGAAATCGTTCCCGGGGGAGAAGAGCGGGCGGACTCGGTACAGAATGCGCTGGCCCGTGTGAAAGCCGACATCGATTACGTGGCCATCCACGATGCAGCTCGACCGCTGATTACCGATAAGTGGGTGGGAGAACTGTTTGCTGCGGCGGAGAAGCACCACGCTGTCATACCCGCGGTGCGGGTTTCGAGTACACTCAAACGGGCAGGCAAGGATCGGCAGATTCAGGAAACGGTCGACCGTACCGATCTCTGGGCAGCGCAGACGCCGCAGGTCTTTCAGCGGCAGATCCTGCTCGACGCCTATGCGAAGCGGGGCGATTTCCAGCCTACGGATGAAGCACAACTGGTAGAACATATCGGACAGGCGGTGACGATTGTGGAAGGTTCTCCCCTGAACCAGAAGATCACGACGGCCGCCGACTTTAAAATGGCTGAAGCTCTGGTGAATGCCCTGCCCAAACCCAAGGGAATTCAGGCGCTGCATCCCTTCGCGGATGAGGAGCCGCGGGGGATCCTGTAA